DNA sequence from the Arthrobacter crystallopoietes genome:
GGTCGGCGAGGTCAGCGTGGGCTTCTCCAGCAAGGACATTCTCGAAGGCCTGGGCGGCAGCATCCTGCCCATCGCCCTCACCGCTGCCGGGGCGCTGGGGCTGGGCACGCTGGCTTCGCTGATCCTGGGGCGCCGGCTGAAGCGGCTGACCCTCGGCCTGGAGCCGGAGGAGATCGCCGCACTGACGCAGGACCAGGAAGCAGTGCTGCGCGGCGTGGACGAAGGCGTCATCGGCGTCTCCGCGGACCGCCGCATCACGGTGTTCAACCGCGAGGCCAAGCGGCTGCTCGGGCTGGATATCGGTACCGAAATCGTCGGCTTGCCGCTGGACAAAGCCAGCCTCCCGCCGTCGTTCTCCACACTGTTGGCAGCAGCCACGCCGCAGTCCCCCACGGTGGAACAGGTGGTCGGCTCGCGCGTGCTGATCCTGACCGCCCGTGCCGTGCAGCCCAGCCGCAAACCGGGCCGCCGCGGCTACCGCCCGTGGGCCGCCGCAGAGGGGGCCGCCGCCCAGGGGTCCGCCGCACCGGAGCTCGGCTGGGTGATCATGCTGCGCGACCGGACCGAGCTGCAGTCCCTCACCCGCCAACTCGACGCCGTCGGCGCGCTCACCACGGCCCTGCGCGCGCAGCGGCACGAATTCGCCAACCGCCTGCACACCGTCTCGGGCCTGCTGGGCATCGGCGACTATGCCGCGGCGCAGAACTACATGGGCTCGATCATGAAAACCGGGCCGCTGAACTACCCTGCCGAGCAGTCCGAGCTATTGCGTGATCCGTACCTGCAGGCGTTCATCGGGGCCAAGAGTGTGGAGGCGGCCGAACGCGGCGTCACGCTGCGGATCGGCCCGGAGACCCTGATCCGCGGCCGCATCACCGACCCGCAGGACGTGACCACGGTGATCGGCAACCTGATCGACAACGCCGTGCGGGCGGCGGTGCACGGCAGCAACCCCGAGCGCTGGGCCGAGGTCGAACTGCTGGACGAGCTCACCGAGGACGGCGGCGTGCTGCACCTGGTGGTCGCGGACTCCGGTGACGGTCTGGCGCGGCTGGCACCGGAAACCGCGTCAAACAACGACGGCGGCGGCGCGGCCTTCGAGCGCATCTTCACCGAGGGATTCTCCACCGCCGAGACGGCCGGAGACAGCCTGCAGGATGTGCACGGGCAGGGCTTCGGCCTGCCGCTGAGCCGGCAGTTGGCCCGCCGCCGCGGCGGCGATGTCTGGGTGGCGGAACCCGGCCAGCCCGGCGGCCCCGGCGCGGTCTTCTGCGCCAGACTACCCGGAACAGTTGCCCCGAAGGAACCAGGAGAGATGCATGACGAATGACCTGCAGGTGCTCATTGTCGACGACGACTTCCACGTTGGCCGCCTGCACGCCAGCTACGTCGAGGCCGTCCCCGGCTTCGCTGCCCTGCCGCCGGCCGGCACCGCGGAGCAGGCGCTGCGGGTGGTGCACGCCCGGGAACCGGACCTCATCCTGCTGGACGTGTACCTGCCCGATGCCCTGGGCCTCGACCTGCTGCGAACCCTGGACGTTGACGTCATCATGCTGACGGCCGCCGCCGATGCCGCCTCGGTCCGCAAAGCCCTGCGCCGCGGCGCGCTCGGCTACCTGATCAAGCCCTTCACGGCCGACCAGCTGACCCGGAAGCTGCGCGCCTACGCCCGCTACCGCCGACTGCTCGCCAACCAAAGCGCCGTGGACCAGGACACGGTGGAACGGGCGCTGCACGCCCTCCACCCCGGCGAGGCTCCCGGTTCGGGCCGGGCCCGCTCGGCCACGGAGACGTCGGTACTGGAAGCGCTGGAGCCCGGAACGCAGAAGTCCGCCGCGGACGTGGCACGGCAGGTAGGCATCTCGCGTGCTACCGCCCAACGCTACCTTTCCGCGCTGGCCGACGACGGCGCCGTCGAAATCCACCTTCGCTACGGCAGCACCGGACGGCCCGAGCACCGCTACGGCCCGGTGGGACCCTGACCCGAACCGCCGACTGGTGCATTATCGTTCGCGGGCCCATTCGGTTCCCGGCAAACAGCGAGGCCCCCTGCCGGTAGTGGCAGGAGGCCTCGCTGTTTTGTTTGGTCAGATCTGGATCAGAGGATGTTGTTCATCATGTTCCAGCCCCAGCCGATCTTCTGCTTCGGTGCCATGCGGCCCTTTCCGTCGCCGACGTAGAGGTAAAGGTTGCCGGCACGGTCGCGGGTCACCAGGTCGGCCTTGCCGTCGCCGCTCATGTCGCCGGGTCCGACGATCATGGTCATGCTGTTCCAGCCTCCCCAGCCGATCTTCCGCTTCGGCGCGTAGCTGCTGTTTCCGTCGCCTGCGTAGAGGAACAGGTCGCCTGCACGGTCCCGGGTCACCAGGTCAGCCTCGCCGTCGCCGTTGAAGTCGCCCGGCCCGACGATCATGGTCATGCTGTTCCAGCCCCAGCCGATCTTCTGCTTGGGGGCGTACCAGCCGTTGCCGTGACCGGCGTAGAGCCACAGATCGCCTGCCTTGTCGCGGGCAACCAGATCGTTCTTGTCGTCGCCGTTGAAGTCGCCGGATCCGACGATGCTGGTCATGATGTTCCAGCCCCAGCCGATCTGCTTCTTCGCTTCGAACCAGCCGGTTCCCTTGCCGGCATAGTGCCACAGCTTGCCGGCCGTATCGCGGGCCACCAGGTCAGCCTTGCCGTCACCATCGGTATCGCCGGTGCTGATCAGGCTGGTCATGCTGGTCCAGCCCCATCCGATCTGCTTCCGTGGTTCGTAGCCGCCGTTGTTCTTGCCCACGTAGAGCCAGAGCTTGCCGGTGCGGTCCGTGGTGATCAGATCGGCCTTGCCGTCAGAGGTGAAATCGTTGCTCGACTCCGCCGCAGCGGGCTCCTCACCTGGGGTCTCACCAGGGGTTTCGCCCGGCTCCTCCTCGCCTTCACCCGGGATCTCCTCGCCATCGCCTGGGTTCTCCTCGCCTTCACCTGGGTTCTCCTCAGCTGCAGCAGTGGTCCAGGTGCCAATCGCGCTGGTGTTGCCGGCTTCATCGATCGCTACGGCCCGCAACGTCTGGCCTGCAGAGAGCTGCACCGGTGCCGCATATAGCGTGCTGGCGTTGCTCGGCTCAGTTCCATCGAGGGTGTAGTAGATGGCCGCATTCCCATCCGCGGCCAAGGTAACCGCGGTGCCCGCAGCCATCTCGCCCTCCGGGGTGCCGGTGAGTGCCGGTGCCGTCTTGTCCAGCGTGAAGGTTTCCGTCACGACCTCGGACGGAATGCCGAAGTTGATCGCGAGGAACTTCAGTGTGGTGATTCCCTCGTTCGTGATGGCGATCGGCTCCGTGTACAAGGTGCTGTCCTCGGTCGGCTCCGTGCCGTCAGTGGTGAAGAAGATCTGCGCGGTGTCCGGGGTTGACGTCAGTGCCACCAGCTGGTCGGCGGCGAACAGTCCTCCGGCCGTTGCGGCGGTTGCCGTCGGCGCCTCCGGTGGAGTTGCGTTCGTCATCTTGCCCTGGACTACGAACTCGTCGGTCTGGCCCAGGACGTCCGGGTCCGACAACTCTTCGCCGTCGGCCTCGGTCACCTGCTCAACCTTGAAGAAGTTCGTATCGTACGGGCTGCCAACGACGGCGTGCGGCGTGTTACCGTCGCCGAGGTAGCCTGTCGGAGCGCCCTCATCCCACCGCAGGAACGGCCCGATCTTGGCCTCCAGCAGATGCGAGAATTCGCCCGTGCCGTTCAGCGCGCCGAGGTCTTCGGTGTAGTTGATGTTGCCATCGACGTCTGCCGCGAGTTCCAGCACTCCGTACGGATGCGTGAATTTGTAGGTGGCACCCGGCTCGAAGACCCCGTCACCGCGGACCCTGATCCGGCCGAAGGCCACCTGGTCCCCGTCCCGCACCATGTCAGCTCCGAAGGCTGCTTCCGATGCCAGCGTCAACTGGACCTCCTCGCCACCGACATCGACCACGGACTCCGAGGCGAACCAGAAGGCCTCGCCCGGGAAGTTATCCGGGAAGGAGGTCGGTGACTCCGGGTCAGGCCGCTCTTCGACTACCGGACACAGCGGATCTTCCAGGCACAGGTCCAGCTGGACCGGTTCCTGGCCTTCCCAGCCGTTGTCCCGCAGCCATTCAGGGAACCCATGCTCTTCGCTCGTCGGGCCAACTTCCTGCAGGTTGTGGACCTTGAACGGGAAGGACCGGATTTCGCCGGCGGTCCCCGTAGCAGGGTCCACGGCAACGGCGCGGAGGTTGACGGAAGTCCCGATCTGCATCGGTTCCGTGTATTCCCAGGTGTTGCCGAGCGGCTCCCCGTCTGCAGAGAACGACGGCGTGGAGCCGTCCGTGGTGTAGTAGATCTCCGGCGCGACAGCGGGATTGTTGGTATTTCCGCTCAACGTCACCAGCTGCGGTCCGGCCAGCGGGCTGGCTGTATCAGGTGTTGCCTCCAGCCACGGCCGGGCGGCGTCCAGCTCGTACACTTCGGTGTAGATCTCGGTGGTCTCATCGGTTGCCGGGTCGATCGAAATGTACTTCAGCGTGTTGGTGCCTGGAGTAGCCAGATCCACCGCTACTTCCGAGACAGCGGCGCCGGCAGTCGGCACGTACTCGATGCCGGTGACTGTGCCGTCCTCATTGACGACGGGATCCGTCCCATCCACGGTGTAGATGATCTTCCCTTCCGGGAAGGACGAATGGATCTTCACGGTCTGGGCCGAGTGGTAAAGGCCGCCCGGCTTGTCCACGCCGGCTTCGATCGTCGCGATCTTGCCCTGGACGGCGAAGAGGTTCGTCTCAGCCGTCTGGACGTCAGGGCCCGCAGGCCCTGAAACCCGGAAGAAGTTAGTGTCGTGAGGGCTGCCAACAACCTCGTGTTGGATGTTCGGGTCCCCGATGAAGCCGTCCGGCGCCTCTTCAGTCCAACGCAGGAACGGACCGATGCGGCCTTCCGATGGCTCATCCCAAGAACACGGTTGCTGCATGCAGCCGATGTCCTCGGTAAAGCGGATCCGGCCGCGGTCATCGGCGGTCAGCACGTCCACACCGTAGGGATGGGTGAAGGTGTACTGCTGGCCGGGTACGCCGTCATCGAGCCGGATGCGCAGCCGGGCAAATGCGTTCTGTTGGCCGTCGGCCACCTCGCCGGCACCGCTGAATGCTGCCTCCTGTGCCATGACCAGCAGGGCTTCGGCCCCATCGGGCATGGTCACCTCCGTCTCGGCAGACCACCAGAAGGACTCTTCCGGGAAGTTCCCCGGAACGGTCAGCGGCTGGGTCGGGTCGTAGTCGACGCCAATGACCGGGCAGGCCGCGGCGTCCACGCACAGTTCCAGCCGTATCGGGGCCAACCCCTTGGCCGCGTCTCCGCTGTCGCCATACCAGTACGGATAGCCATTGTCCGGGTTGATTGGACCCACCCCCGCCGGGCCTTTAGGCAAAGCTGCCGGCAGCATGCCCGCGAGCGCGGACTGCGACAGCCCCGCGCCGCCGGCCGGCAGCGCGGCCGCGGTTGCCGGCGGCAGAACGGACAGGCCCGAGAGCAGGACGGCGCCGGCCGCCGCAACTCCCACCGCCCGCCGTCGTTGTGACCTTCGGCCGTTTGGCGGCCTCAGCTTGATTTCAGGATCGGATGTCATGAGTTCCCCCTCGTGCACAGTTTCCTCGTCCAAGGCGCGATATCAGTGCGTGCCCCGCAACCAGCTTCCTGATTGGGCGTTGGGAAAAACCTATGAACGGTTAACCTTCGGACTCACGTAAGGCCAGGGCGGCCTGGACCAGCGCCGCATGGGTCAGCGCCTGCGGGAAGTTCCCCAGCTGGGCGTGGGTTTGCGGATCCATCTCCTCGGCGAAGAGGCCCAGGTCGTTCGCCAGCCCGAGCATTTCTTCGAATAGCTGTGCAGCTTCGGCACGGCGGCCCGTTTCGGCAAGCGCCTGGACCAGCCAGAAGGAGCAGGGCAGGAAGGCGCCCTCCGTCCCGGGCAGGCCGTCACGCCCGGGCGGGTAGCGGTAAAGCAGCGGCCCGCCGGCGGACAGCTTGCTGCGGATGGCGTCCACGGTTCCGCGGGTCCGCTCCGAGCCCGGTTCCTCGATGCCCAGCAGCGGCAGGATCAGCACGGCCGCGTCGAGGTCGGTGGATCCGTAGCTGCGGGTATACGTGTTCCCCTCCGGGTCGAAACCCCTGAGCCTGATCTCGGCGGCAAGCGCGTCCCGCGCTACCTGCCACCGTTGCTGCTGCCGCTGCGAAACGCGGTGGGTCCGCCCGATATTCAGCGCGCGGTCGAGGGCGAGCCAGCCCATCATCTTGGAGTGCACGTGGTGCGCGGCATCGTCGCGGATCTCCCAGATGCCCGCATCGGGTTCCTGCCACCGGCGGGCCACCAGATCGGCGAATCCGCGCATGGCGCGCCAGGTCTCCGAGTAGAGCTTGTGCCCTGCTTCCACCAGCACCCACGCCCCATCGAGGACCCAGCCGTAACCGTCGAGCTGATGCTGTGTGGCGGCGCCGTTGCCCACGCGGACCGGCGTGCTATCGGCGTAACCCGGCCATCCCGCCAAGGTGCGTTCCGGTGGGACATGCCTACCGGTCAGCGTGAGCATCGCGGGCAGCCGCGGCCGTTCCAGACGGCTGGCATGCAGCAGCCAGCGCAGGAAGCTGCGGGCTTCGCCGGCCTTGCCGACGCCCAGAAACGCACCGACCCCGATGCTGGCATCCCGGGGCCAGGCGTAGCGGTAGTCCCAGTTGCGGATCCCGCCCGGAAACTCGGGCAGGGAAGTTGTCGGGGCGGCCACGGGAGCGCCGGAGGGCGAATAGGTCAGCAGCCGCAGCGTCAGCAGACTGCGCACCACCGCGCCTCGGTAGGGTGTTCCGCCGTCGATCTCCGCTGCCCACGCCCGCCACAGCTCCTCGTCCGCCGCCAGCAACTCCACTGCCGCATCCGGTTCGACGTGCACCAGTGGTTCCCCGTACGCCACGGCCAGCACCAGAGTGACCGGGTGGCCCGGGGTTACTAAGAACGACGCCGGGGTGCCGGTTTCGAACGATAGTTCCGGATCGCTGCCCAGACTCAGCGCCAGCTGGCCCCACTCGCAGACCAGGCTCGGGCCGGAACGGACGCGCGGCCGGACATGCCGTTCGCCGAGGCGCGGATCAAACTCCACCACGGCTTGCACCGGCTGGCCCACAGCCATCAGCCGCCGCACCAGTAG
Encoded proteins:
- a CDS encoding ATP-binding protein produces the protein MMESSPTRTLRPGFSARMLLMQLGVVALVVLLSAVVYGWLTYERLGDEAEDQALAVARTVAASSDVRAGVFALADAGPEELAAEVLAEGELQPLAEDVRLRTGALFVVITDDAGLRLSHPDPDLLGQRVSTDPSEALSGREVTVQEQGTLGHSARAKVPVYAPDSGRVVGEVSVGFSSKDILEGLGGSILPIALTAAGALGLGTLASLILGRRLKRLTLGLEPEEIAALTQDQEAVLRGVDEGVIGVSADRRITVFNREAKRLLGLDIGTEIVGLPLDKASLPPSFSTLLAAATPQSPTVEQVVGSRVLILTARAVQPSRKPGRRGYRPWAAAEGAAAQGSAAPELGWVIMLRDRTELQSLTRQLDAVGALTTALRAQRHEFANRLHTVSGLLGIGDYAAAQNYMGSIMKTGPLNYPAEQSELLRDPYLQAFIGAKSVEAAERGVTLRIGPETLIRGRITDPQDVTTVIGNLIDNAVRAAVHGSNPERWAEVELLDELTEDGGVLHLVVADSGDGLARLAPETASNNDGGGAAFERIFTEGFSTAETAGDSLQDVHGQGFGLPLSRQLARRRGGDVWVAEPGQPGGPGAVFCARLPGTVAPKEPGEMHDE
- a CDS encoding chitobiase/beta-hexosaminidase C-terminal domain-containing protein, with translation MTSDPEIKLRPPNGRRSQRRRAVGVAAAGAVLLSGLSVLPPATAAALPAGGAGLSQSALAGMLPAALPKGPAGVGPINPDNGYPYWYGDSGDAAKGLAPIRLELCVDAAACPVIGVDYDPTQPLTVPGNFPEESFWWSAETEVTMPDGAEALLVMAQEAAFSGAGEVADGQQNAFARLRIRLDDGVPGQQYTFTHPYGVDVLTADDRGRIRFTEDIGCMQQPCSWDEPSEGRIGPFLRWTEEAPDGFIGDPNIQHEVVGSPHDTNFFRVSGPAGPDVQTAETNLFAVQGKIATIEAGVDKPGGLYHSAQTVKIHSSFPEGKIIYTVDGTDPVVNEDGTVTGIEYVPTAGAAVSEVAVDLATPGTNTLKYISIDPATDETTEIYTEVYELDAARPWLEATPDTASPLAGPQLVTLSGNTNNPAVAPEIYYTTDGSTPSFSADGEPLGNTWEYTEPMQIGTSVNLRAVAVDPATGTAGEIRSFPFKVHNLQEVGPTSEEHGFPEWLRDNGWEGQEPVQLDLCLEDPLCPVVEERPDPESPTSFPDNFPGEAFWFASESVVDVGGEEVQLTLASEAAFGADMVRDGDQVAFGRIRVRGDGVFEPGATYKFTHPYGVLELAADVDGNINYTEDLGALNGTGEFSHLLEAKIGPFLRWDEGAPTGYLGDGNTPHAVVGSPYDTNFFKVEQVTEADGEELSDPDVLGQTDEFVVQGKMTNATPPEAPTATAATAGGLFAADQLVALTSTPDTAQIFFTTDGTEPTEDSTLYTEPIAITNEGITTLKFLAINFGIPSEVVTETFTLDKTAPALTGTPEGEMAAGTAVTLAADGNAAIYYTLDGTEPSNASTLYAAPVQLSAGQTLRAVAIDEAGNTSAIGTWTTAAAEENPGEGEENPGDGEEIPGEGEEEPGETPGETPGEEPAAAESSNDFTSDGKADLITTDRTGKLWLYVGKNNGGYEPRKQIGWGWTSMTSLISTGDTDGDGKADLVARDTAGKLWHYAGKGTGWFEAKKQIGWGWNIMTSIVGSGDFNGDDKNDLVARDKAGDLWLYAGHGNGWYAPKQKIGWGWNSMTMIVGPGDFNGDGEADLVTRDRAGDLFLYAGDGNSSYAPKRKIGWGGWNSMTMIVGPGDMSGDGKADLVTRDRAGNLYLYVGDGKGRMAPKQKIGWGWNMMNNIL
- a CDS encoding glycoside hydrolase family 15 protein yields the protein MEAAQRSTENTRQPDIGDYGLIGDTRTAALVSGTGAIDWMCVPSFDGEPVFGRLVGGSEAGTFRLGPATPAAPTQRRYRPETATLETTWTVGEGTLVLTDAMVAEVRGQLLPATLLVRRLMAVGQPVQAVVEFDPRLGERHVRPRVRSGPSLVCEWGQLALSLGSDPELSFETGTPASFLVTPGHPVTLVLAVAYGEPLVHVEPDAAVELLAADEELWRAWAAEIDGGTPYRGAVVRSLLTLRLLTYSPSGAPVAAPTTSLPEFPGGIRNWDYRYAWPRDASIGVGAFLGVGKAGEARSFLRWLLHASRLERPRLPAMLTLTGRHVPPERTLAGWPGYADSTPVRVGNGAATQHQLDGYGWVLDGAWVLVEAGHKLYSETWRAMRGFADLVARRWQEPDAGIWEIRDDAAHHVHSKMMGWLALDRALNIGRTHRVSQRQQQRWQVARDALAAEIRLRGFDPEGNTYTRSYGSTDLDAAVLILPLLGIEEPGSERTRGTVDAIRSKLSAGGPLLYRYPPGRDGLPGTEGAFLPCSFWLVQALAETGRRAEAAQLFEEMLGLANDLGLFAEEMDPQTHAQLGNFPQALTHAALVQAALALRESEG
- a CDS encoding response regulator, yielding MTNDLQVLIVDDDFHVGRLHASYVEAVPGFAALPPAGTAEQALRVVHAREPDLILLDVYLPDALGLDLLRTLDVDVIMLTAAADAASVRKALRRGALGYLIKPFTADQLTRKLRAYARYRRLLANQSAVDQDTVERALHALHPGEAPGSGRARSATETSVLEALEPGTQKSAADVARQVGISRATAQRYLSALADDGAVEIHLRYGSTGRPEHRYGPVGP